The following DNA comes from Gimesia sp..
CCAGCGGGCGCTGCGGATTTCTGTACTCCCGAAAAGAATCATTTAGCAGGTCGGCACACGCGGGAAGTGATAGATCCCTTTCTGAAGCGAATGCGAAAGCAGAATGCGCTGATCATGTACAGCCTGATTGGAAAAGTGGATCCGATCCGAAAAAAGTTGTATCGCACTTTCGATTACAATCCAACAGCAGAGGAACGCGCACAGGCACGCAAGGATCTGGCTCAACAACTGAAAAGTCTGCCTTATCGGGGAAAACCGTTGCCTGCTAAAATAACACTCTCGCAGGAACAGCCTGTGATTGATTACTTCAAGCAGTTTTCTGGATTGAGCGCAGGCGACCACTTTAATGGGAAGGGGTTCTGGGAAGTACCGGTGCCTGTGACTGCCGACATTACGGTCCACGATGAAGATGTCCTGATCTTCGACCGGGAAGGCTATGCACCTCTGAAAGAATTTTTAAAGAAGCAGGGGATTCGCCATGTGCTGTTAACCGGTTATGCGACAGACATGTGTTTCTGTAAAACGACTGCCGGCTACGAAAATTTATCTCAAGACTTCAATGTCTTTCTGGTAGGTGATGCGACGCTGGCGACCTTCCCGGCGAATTCTTCACCTCGCTATGCAACTAATGCCCACATTTCATTTGCCTCTCTGAATCATCTGATAACGCAGGTCTCCTGGATCAAACCGATCAACTCTGATTGAGAGAATGCGAGATCTGTTTTCTGGAATCTCTGAATCTGATCGAAGTTCTCAGCGAGAGTGGCGGTCTGATCGGGTTCATTTTAGAATGATCTGCTTCTGAATTTCGCTCGCCATTCAAGAAAGACGCTCTACATGTCAGACGATAGTGCCGTTGTTGATGAAGAACTGGTTCCCGATGATGTCATCCCACACCAGTCCCTGCCTCCGTTGAAGTATCGCGATCTGCCTGCCGCGATTTCCTGGAAAAAGATGATTGGTCCCAGCATCATGCTGGCTGGCTTGTCATTGGGGTCCGGTGAGTTTGTACTCTGGCCTTATATCACTTACAAAACCGGCTTCATATTTTTCTGGGCCTGTCTGCTGGGAGTGATGACTCAGTTTTTTATGAATATGGAAATCGAACGCTGGACGCTGGTGACCGGCGAAAGCGCGATTACCGGGTTTTGTCGATTGAACAAAAACTGGGCCTGGATCATGCTGCTGTTGAATATTGTCCCGTGGGCCTGGCCCGGTTGGGCCACGGGAGCGGGAACCATGCTGAGCTGGACGTTTCTGGGCCCGGAGACAATCGCTGCAGCGCAACTGGATCCTGCGCCAGCGCAATTCGATCTGTCGAAGGTCTCTGAGAAGGCGAGTTATTCTTCGGATTCAGGCTCACTACAGTGGCGCGGAACCATGAGTGAGCCGGAGCGTGATGAATTAAGTCTGGCCTTTCAGCAGAATGAGATTCCGGATCAGTCGGCGCTGATCTTTCAAAACATTCAGCAGGGAACGGATCTCAAGTACGAGGCGAAGTATAGCGCATTTTTGGGGATTGCGGGGCTGTTGCTGGTGGGGGTTGTCCTGACCACCGGACCTGTGGTGTACAATACGGTAGAGAAGATTCAGATCTTTCTGGTGGGTATGATTTTCGTGATCGCTGTCATTCTGGGGATCTATCTCATCCAGCCTTATGCAGTGACCGCCATGCTGGAAGGGGCCGTCAGTATCGGCAAAATGCCTGACCCCTCCAGCGGTCTGGGAACGATGGCATTGCTGGGGGCGTTGGCTTTCGCGGGTGCCGGGGGAACGATGAACCTGGGGCAGAGCAACTTCATCAAAGACAAAGGCTATGGAATGGGGAAGTACATTGGCCGCATTACAAGTCCGATTACCGGACAGGAAGAGGCGGTCAGTGAAGTCGGCTATCATTTCAAGCATACGCCGGAAAATCAGGAACGCTGGAAACAGTGGTGGCGAGCAGCCAATATCGAACACTTTTTCAGTTTCTTTTTGACGTGTCTGGCCTGCCTCGTGTTACTCTCTCTGATATCGTATTCCCTGTTTTATGAGGCCAATGGCCAACTTCGGGAGGGCATGGATAAGTTTGGTGAAGGACTGAATTTTATCTGGGGCCAGGCGATGCTTCTGGAAGCAAAATTGGGGAACACGTTCAAGCTGCTGTTTCTGTTGATGGGGGTGGCGATTCTGCTGACTACGGAGTTGGGGGTACTGGATGCGACGGCCCGCATCTCTGCGGATATTCTCAAAGTCAATTATTTGCGGGATAACGAACATTGGTCTCTGAGCAAACTCTACTATTTCTTCCTGTGGGGAGAGATTCTGTTAGGTTCCGTGATTCTGCTCTACGGATCGATTAATCCGCATTTCAGTCAGCCTTTGTTTTTGATTAAAACTTCCGCTGCCATGAATGGCGGCGTGATGTTCCTGTATTCGATGATCCTGTTGTATATGAATTCGAAAATTCTGAGTCGCAGTATCAGCACCAGCCCGCTAAGATTTGTCGCAATGGTCTGGGCTGCTGCCTTTTTTGGTTATTTCAGTCTACAGGCATTTCAGATGCAGATCATTCCTTACTTCTTCCCACACAGTTGACCCCTGATTTCCTCACGTAACACCTACCATTGATTTCGGATTCCTGTTCATGTCAGATTATGTTAAATCTTGTGCCCCATTTCTGTTGATGAGATTTTCCTGTTTCGTTTTGCTCTGCACTTCGATCATCGCCGGAGTGGTGAGCGGTTCCGATATTCAGGCTGCCACTCACTATGTCAATAACCAGACGGGTAGCGATGAGTTTGATGGACTTTCAGCGAAAACCGCTGTGGCAACGATTGCCCGGGCGATCGCACTTTCCAAAACCAGCGACCGAATCGAACTGGCGAATACAGGCATTGTCTACCGGGAATCGATGCTGTTTCGCAGGCTGGGGGGAGCTCCGAATCGACCATTTGTGGTCGAGGGAAATGGTGCGGTTATTTCAGGCCTCAGGTCGCTCCCACCGGAACAATGGAAATCGACGGGAGAGGGAGTCTACGTCTTACAACTGGATCAGACTCCGTACGGAAATCCGTTTCTGGTATCAGCAGGGAAACGTCTGCCTGCTGCCAGAAATCGAGAAGCTCTGAAAGAGGGGGAGCATTACTGGGATCGAGAGTCTCACAGGGTCTATTTGCATTGCACAGCAGGAAAGCGACCTGTCGACTACAAGCTGGAGGCGACGTTGCAGGTCAGCGGATTGACTCTGACCAGTGCCAGCTACATTTCCTGCCAGAACCTGATCGCGGAACATTTTACGAATGATGGGTTCAATATTCATGGAGACTGTCGCGGCATTCGCCTGGAGAATGTAGTTGCGCGCCACAACGGCGATGATGGTATTTCCATTCATGAAGCGGGTGGACTCATTGTTCAGAACGCTTATGTCCATGACAACTTCTATGGTATTCAGGATGTCAACGCGTCCCGTTCTGTTTATAACGGAGTGCTGGCAGAAAAGAATCAGGTGGGCGTCAGTCTGGTGGGGGGGTACCATTCACTGGTGGACTGTCAGGTCCGCAAAAATACACAAAAAGAAATTGATATTGCCGGCGCGGTGCCACGCCACCTGATTGGTGGTGAACAGAATCTTCTGGCCCGGACGATTCTATTTGCTCAGAATGTGTCCGTGTTTGGAGAGGGAAGCGCGGTGGGGCTCAGTGTCCGTAATGGTGCTCATGCGATTGTTGAGCATACCGTGATCACAGGTACCAGAACTGGCGTATCCATAGATGCGCAAAGCCATGGTCATCTGACTCTGACGGCGGTCAGCAAATGTGACACGATTCTGGACCTGCGGACTAAAGACTGTTTCCTGGATTATAATCTGTATGGCGTCGGTCGGTTCCGCTGGATGGAAACTGATTACAGTGCCGATCAGTGGGCGGCGTATCAGGCCGCTTCGCAACAGGATCAGCACTCTCGAATCGAGCAAATATCAGTCTCAGCAGACGGGCTGGTCAGCACCCCTGGAGAAGTATTGCTTTATTCAGAGCGGAAGCAGACCGTCGGACCAACGGCACCGTTCACGCTTTCATTTTCACAGGATTAGCAACATTCCAGATGTACGGCGATCCGCTGACGCCTGATCTGCAGGCGTACTTGCCTGTATTTGTCCCAAATTCGCTATTTGGAAGGGGGTGAGATAGGGATTGCCTCATTTTCAGCGATCTTACATAATACAGGCGAGCTGACGAGGATTGTCAAATTCCAGTCCCTTAACTGTTTACGCCAAGACTGGCAATCTTTCAGTCACAGGTCCGTATTTGAATATACATCTGGAAGTTCCACTCATTGAAAGAGCGTTAATATGCCCATTTATCAAGATAACTCTGAAACAATCGGTCGGACCCCTCTGGTTAAGATCAACCATTTGACGGAAGGGTTGAAGGCGACAATCCTGGCCAAAGTTGAAGGTCGAAATCCGGCGTACAGTGTTAAGTGTCGCATTGGTGCGAACATGATCTGGGATGCGGAAAAGAGCGGAAAACTGAAGCCTGGAATGCAGGTGGTGGAGCCGACCAGTGGTAACACCGGCATCGCACTTTCCTTCGTCTGTGCGGCCCGC
Coding sequences within:
- a CDS encoding isochorismatase family protein; amino-acid sequence: MKFLTLMALSVISYSLVLHPLWAGDEPRIYHNTLQSIKNAKPLLADHPEFVQPIEELRRFESPLLVDDADADLSVRAWRFSYNARGIIEMPNRISIQKTAVIMVHPWGIDDGQGWQTPEPAGAADFCTPEKNHLAGRHTREVIDPFLKRMRKQNALIMYSLIGKVDPIRKKLYRTFDYNPTAEERAQARKDLAQQLKSLPYRGKPLPAKITLSQEQPVIDYFKQFSGLSAGDHFNGKGFWEVPVPVTADITVHDEDVLIFDREGYAPLKEFLKKQGIRHVLLTGYATDMCFCKTTAGYENLSQDFNVFLVGDATLATFPANSSPRYATNAHISFASLNHLITQVSWIKPINSD
- a CDS encoding Nramp family divalent metal transporter; this translates as MSDDSAVVDEELVPDDVIPHQSLPPLKYRDLPAAISWKKMIGPSIMLAGLSLGSGEFVLWPYITYKTGFIFFWACLLGVMTQFFMNMEIERWTLVTGESAITGFCRLNKNWAWIMLLLNIVPWAWPGWATGAGTMLSWTFLGPETIAAAQLDPAPAQFDLSKVSEKASYSSDSGSLQWRGTMSEPERDELSLAFQQNEIPDQSALIFQNIQQGTDLKYEAKYSAFLGIAGLLLVGVVLTTGPVVYNTVEKIQIFLVGMIFVIAVILGIYLIQPYAVTAMLEGAVSIGKMPDPSSGLGTMALLGALAFAGAGGTMNLGQSNFIKDKGYGMGKYIGRITSPITGQEEAVSEVGYHFKHTPENQERWKQWWRAANIEHFFSFFLTCLACLVLLSLISYSLFYEANGQLREGMDKFGEGLNFIWGQAMLLEAKLGNTFKLLFLLMGVAILLTTELGVLDATARISADILKVNYLRDNEHWSLSKLYYFFLWGEILLGSVILLYGSINPHFSQPLFLIKTSAAMNGGVMFLYSMILLYMNSKILSRSISTSPLRFVAMVWAAAFFGYFSLQAFQMQIIPYFFPHS
- a CDS encoding right-handed parallel beta-helix repeat-containing protein gives rise to the protein MRFSCFVLLCTSIIAGVVSGSDIQAATHYVNNQTGSDEFDGLSAKTAVATIARAIALSKTSDRIELANTGIVYRESMLFRRLGGAPNRPFVVEGNGAVISGLRSLPPEQWKSTGEGVYVLQLDQTPYGNPFLVSAGKRLPAARNREALKEGEHYWDRESHRVYLHCTAGKRPVDYKLEATLQVSGLTLTSASYISCQNLIAEHFTNDGFNIHGDCRGIRLENVVARHNGDDGISIHEAGGLIVQNAYVHDNFYGIQDVNASRSVYNGVLAEKNQVGVSLVGGYHSLVDCQVRKNTQKEIDIAGAVPRHLIGGEQNLLARTILFAQNVSVFGEGSAVGLSVRNGAHAIVEHTVITGTRTGVSIDAQSHGHLTLTAVSKCDTILDLRTKDCFLDYNLYGVGRFRWMETDYSADQWAAYQAASQQDQHSRIEQISVSADGLVSTPGEVLLYSERKQTVGPTAPFTLSFSQD